The proteins below are encoded in one region of Helianthus annuus cultivar XRQ/B chromosome 2, HanXRQr2.0-SUNRISE, whole genome shotgun sequence:
- the LOC110919081 gene encoding SEC12-like protein 2 — protein MGNCKKYGVPFYGASFVPLGAKPKQKDDEDVGDGFDYVVFSGGGGEGRSGIPNALLVSLFDRASNSLADQPVSKFGTDDDLPYRMAVHPGGEGVICSLPKSCRWFEWEATKNESALTLSLKQSEKVLYELEHIGQQLAVTFSHDGSLLALGSEDGKLRAFKWPTMESLVDVPDAHTSVKNLDFSPDGKFLVSVGSGGPGRVWDIASSTLKASLPKENDEVFGFCRFSQNHVNEQVLYVTAMRDRGGSIVKWNTTTWKRISSKHIVRDPISAFGVSDDGKFLAIGTIQGDIFILNASSMKVHTAVKKAHLGLVTALAFSHDSRALASASLDSSARVTQIKEAKKNGLNVWIILFIILLAVALYYAKTEGLLL, from the exons ATGGGGAATTGTAAGAAGTATGGCGTCCCGTTCTACGGTGCGTCGTTTGTCCCTCTCGGTGCAAAACCTAAGCAgaaagatgatgaagatgttggtgatggatttgattatgttgtgtTTTCTGGTGGTGGTGGCGAAGGTCGAAGTGGAATCCCTAATGCTCTCCTTGTCTCCCTCTTTGATCGTGCTTCTAATTCGCTTGCTGATCAACCT GTAAGCAAGTTTGGAACTGATGACGATCTTCCCTACAGAATGGCTGTTCATCCAGGTGGTGAAGGTGTAATATGTTCCTTGCCAAAGAGTTGCAG ATGGTTTGAATGGGAAGCAACCAAGAACGAAAGCGCGTTGACTTTAAGTCTAAAACAGTCCGAAAAAGTCCTTTACGAATTAGAACATATCGGACAGCAGTTAGCAGTTACTTTTAGCCATGATGGTTCTTTACTCGCCCTAGGCAGTGAG GATGGGAAGTTGAGGGCGTTTAAATGGCCTACCATGGAATCACTTGTTGATGTACCCGATGCTCACACCTCCGTAAAAAATCTAGATTTCAG CCCTGACGGGAAGTTTCTTGTTTCCGTGGGAAGTGGCGGGCCCGGTAGAGTTTGGGATATCGCATCGTCAACACTTAAAGCTTCTTTACcgaaagaaaat GATGAGGTTTTCGGATTTTGtagattttcacaaaaccatgtGAATGAACAAGTTTTATACGTCACTGCAATGCGAG ATCGAGGAGGAAGTATCGTTAAGTGGAACACCACAACATGGAAGCGGATTAGCTCAAAGCACATCGTGCGGGACCCAATTTCCGCCTTCGGTGTATCAGACGATGGGAAGTTTCTTGCCAT TGGTACAATCCAAGGAGATATTTTTATATTGAATGCTAGTAGTATGAAGGTGCATACGGCAGTAAAAAAAGCACATTTGGGCCTTGTAACAGCACTAGCATTCTCACATGATTCAAG AGCTTTGGCATCTGCGTCTTTGGATTCAAGTGCAAGGGTGACACAAATTAAAGAAGCCAAGAAAAACG GCTTGAATGTATGGATCATACTGTTTATCATCTTACTTGCAGTGGCTTTGTATTATGCCAAAACAGAAGGTTTGCTtctctaa